In Eucalyptus grandis isolate ANBG69807.140 chromosome 4, ASM1654582v1, whole genome shotgun sequence, the following proteins share a genomic window:
- the LOC104442188 gene encoding uncharacterized protein LOC104442188 — MGTEESKDPFKGVDWKAVGSDIQKDPAAKPIVKKRLPKKIRQIPEYYFLPRRSLTSTLAFYGACIAGGIGAGMLLEIWINKKVKEDGGGVVWEFDK, encoded by the exons ATGGGTACTGAAGAGTCGAAAGATCCTTTCAAAGGGGTGGACTGGAAAGCCGTTGGCAGTGACATACAAAAGGATCCCGCTGCTAAACCAATTGTAAAGAAGCGGTTGCCTAAAAAGATTAGACAAATACCAGAATATTACTTCCTTCCTCGAAGATCTTTGACCTCGACTCTTGCTTTTTACGGGGCATGCATTGCCGGTGGAATTGGTGCTGGAATGCTGTTGGAGATTTGGATAAATAAGAAAGTCAAAG AGGATGGAGGAGGCGTCGTATGGGAGTTCGACAAGTAG
- the LOC104443226 gene encoding probable alkaline/neutral invertase F, translated as MHESLGEPLPDETEPNPAAPPKSSTAGADKKSPPEPVPVAGVGGEGVPSASPENAGSLAPLPDPAPAVATSAATAASPGPRDTEAALKSRTESGEIETPEQNRDSSDSAKDGDAEAMEKSSGVVEEEEEGSPEKPSRKASFGHDISDNVKATIRPCPSLSANLNNYDSVVEDASQRAGGSPVMEEAWERLNKSYIFYKGKPVGTLAAMDPNADMLNYNQVFVRDFVPSGLACLMKKEMEPEIVKNFLLKTLHLQGWEKRIDNFTLGEGVMPASFKVGFDLQDKKERLVADFGGSAIGRVAPVDSGFWWIILLRSYTKCTHDYSLADLPVVQKGMKLILNLCLSDGFDTFPTLLCADGCSMIDRRMGVYGYPIEIQALFYFALRCAQQLLKPERDGKELIERIDKRIMALSFHFRKYYWMDHTQLNIIYRYKTEEYSDTAVNKFNVIPESIPDWVFDFMPLRGGYFIGNVSPARMDFRWFLVGNCIAILSSLATPAQATAIMELIEDRWEDLIGEMPLKITYPALEGHEWKIVTGCDPKNTRWSYHNGGSWPVLLWLLTAACIKTGRPQTAKRAIELVEKRLAKDGWPEYYDGRSGRYIGKQARKYQTWSISGYLIAKLMIENPANISIISFEEDKKISKPRLTRSTSF; from the exons atGCACGAGTCGCTCGGAGAACCGCTCCCCGACGAAACCGAGCCCAATCCGGCCGCTCCTCCGAAGAGCTCCACCGCCGGCGCCGACAAGAAATCCCCGCCCGAACCCGTACCGGTCGCCGGTGTCGGAGGCGAAGGCGTGCCGTCGGCCTCACCTGAGAATGCGGGCTCTCTCGCTCCTCTCCCGGATCCTGCTCCGGCCGTCGCGACGtcagcggcgacggcggcctctcCGGGGCCTCGAGATACTGAAGCCGCTTTGAAGTCGCGGACCGAGTCTGGAGAGATCGAGACGCCCGAGCAGAATCGGGATTCTTCGGATTCTGCGAAAGACGGAGATGCGGAGGCGATGGAGAAATCATCAGGGGTggttgaagaggaagaggaagggtcTCCGGAGAAACCGAGTAGGAAGGCGAGTTTCGGCCACGACATCTCGGACAACGTGAAGGCCACGATCAGGCCGTGCCCCAGCCTGAGCGCCAACCTCAACAACTACGACTCCGTAGTGGAGGATGCCTCGCAGCGCGCCGGCGGCAGCCCGGTGATGGAGGAAGCGTGGGAGAGGCTCAACAAGTCGTACATCTTCTACAAGGGCAAGCCCGTGGGAACTCTCGCCGCTATGGATCCGAACGCCGACATGCTGAACTATAATCAG GTCTTTGTTAGAGATTTTGTCCCTAGTGGATTGGCTTGCCTGATGAAAAAAGAGATGGAACCAGAAATTGTGAAGAACTTCCTGTTAAAGACCCTTCATCTCCAAGGCTGGGAAAAGAGAATCGATAACTTCACTCTTGGAGAAGGAGTTATGCCTGCGAGCTTCAAAGTCGGTTTTGACTTGCAAGACAAAAAGGAGAGACTAGTCGCAGATTTTGGCGGTAGCGCGATAGGAAGAGTTGCGCCTGTTGATTCAGGGTTCTGGTGGATCATACTGCTGAGGTCATATACAAAGTGCACGCATGATTATTCCCTTGCGGACCTGCCAGTTGTGCAGAAAGGAATGAAGCTGATACTTAACCTTTGCCTATCTGATGGATTTGACACTTTCCCAACACTACTTTGCGCAGATGGTTGTAGCATGATTGACAGAAGAATG GGTGTCTATGGCTATCCAATTGAAATCCAGGCTCTCTTCTATTTTGCGCTAAGGTGTGCACAGCAGTTGCTGAAACCCGAGCGTGATGGCAAGGAACTTATTGAGCGAATTGACAAACGGATAATGGCTCTTAGTTTTCACTTTAGGAAGTACTACTGGATGGATCATACCCAGTTGAATATCATCTATCGTTACAAAACGGAGGAGTATTCTGATACTGCTGTCAATAAGTTCAATGTGATACCGGAATCGATTCCTGACTGGGTGTTTGATTTTATGCCACTTCGGGGAGGATATTTCATCGGAAATGTTAGCCCAGCCCGAATGGACTTCAGGTGGTTCTTAGTTGGGAACTGCATTGCCATTTTGAGTTCTCTGGCTACACCAGCCCAAGCAACAGCAATCATGGAACTAATTGAGGACCGGTGGGAGGACTTGATAGGGGAGATGCCTTTGAAGATCACTTACCCTGCGCTCGAGGGACATGAATGGAAAATAGTTACTGGATGTGATCCAAAGAACACAAGATGGAGCTACCATAATGGCGGATCTTGGCCAG TGCTACTATGGCTGCTGACTGCAGCTTGTATCAAGACCGGTAGGCCTCAGACTGCAAAGCGAGCGATTGAGTTGGTCGAGAAGCGCCTCGCGAAAGATGGTTGGCCTGAATATTATGACGGAAGGTCAGGGCGATACATTGGGAAGCAAGCTAGGAAGTACCAGACATGGAGCATTTCTGGCTACCTGATCGCAAAGCTGATGATTGAGAATCCGGCCAACATATCCATCATCTCTTTTGAAGAAGACAAGAAGATATCCAAGCCAAGGCTCACTCGCTCCACCTCATTCTAA
- the LOC104442189 gene encoding pyridoxine/pyridoxamine 5'-phosphate oxidase 2 isoform X1, giving the protein MHCCPVIPKAEWKNQKDGQSNGDGAMETASPRRAALQLQSQALLLLPATVGSNGRPANRTVVFRGFQEGSDKIQIHTDSRSRKIEELKHNPLAEICWYFTDSWEQFRISGIVEMIDHSNPDSLKLQQREKAWHACSVKSRLQYLGPTPGLPYIGEHLTDENSLDSSTSPVDSFCLLIMDPDQVDYLNLKSNQRMTFTSTQSDSQEKCWALERINP; this is encoded by the exons ATGCATTGTTGTCCAGTTATCCCCAAAGCAGAGTGGAAGAATCAGAAAGATGGGCAGTCCAACGGCGACGGCGCCATGGAAACAGCTTCTCCTCGACGCGCTGCGCTCCAACTCCAGTCTCAAGCACTCCTCCTTCTTCCA GCGACTGTCGGATCCAATGGAAGACCCGCCAATCGGACCGTCGTCTTCCG GGGGTTTCAGGAGGGCAGCGATAAGATCCAAATTCATACCGATTCCCGCAGTCGCAAG ATTGAAGAGCTCAAGCACAATCCACTAGCTGAG ATATGTTGGTACTTCACCGACTCTTGGGAGCAGTTTCGGATCAGCGGGATAGTCGAGATGATTGATCATTCGAATCCTGATAGCCTGAAGCTTCAG CAACGAGAGAAAGCTTGGCATGCTTGTTCTGTGAAATCCAGACTACAGTACTTGGGACCTACTCCTGGCCTCCCCTACATAGGCGAACATTTAACGGATGAAAATTCTTTAGATTCTTCAACCAGCCCTGTCGACTCTTTTTGTCTGCTGATTATGGATCCAGATCAG gttgattatttgaatttgaagAGTAACCAGAGGATGACTTTTACATCAACACAAAGTGATTCTCAAGAGAAATGTTGGGCTTTGGAGAGGATTAATCCATGA
- the LOC104442189 gene encoding pyridoxine/pyridoxamine 5'-phosphate oxidase 2 isoform X2, translated as MGSPTATAPWKQLLLDALRSNSSLKHSSFFQLATVGSNGRPANRTVVFRGFQEGSDKIQIHTDSRSRKIEELKHNPLAEICWYFTDSWEQFRISGIVEMIDHSNPDSLKLQQREKAWHACSVKSRLQYLGPTPGLPYIGEHLTDENSLDSSTSPVDSFCLLIMDPDQVDYLNLKSNQRMTFTSTQSDSQEKCWALERINP; from the exons ATGGGCAGTCCAACGGCGACGGCGCCATGGAAACAGCTTCTCCTCGACGCGCTGCGCTCCAACTCCAGTCTCAAGCACTCCTCCTTCTTCCAGCTC GCGACTGTCGGATCCAATGGAAGACCCGCCAATCGGACCGTCGTCTTCCG GGGGTTTCAGGAGGGCAGCGATAAGATCCAAATTCATACCGATTCCCGCAGTCGCAAG ATTGAAGAGCTCAAGCACAATCCACTAGCTGAG ATATGTTGGTACTTCACCGACTCTTGGGAGCAGTTTCGGATCAGCGGGATAGTCGAGATGATTGATCATTCGAATCCTGATAGCCTGAAGCTTCAG CAACGAGAGAAAGCTTGGCATGCTTGTTCTGTGAAATCCAGACTACAGTACTTGGGACCTACTCCTGGCCTCCCCTACATAGGCGAACATTTAACGGATGAAAATTCTTTAGATTCTTCAACCAGCCCTGTCGACTCTTTTTGTCTGCTGATTATGGATCCAGATCAG gttgattatttgaatttgaagAGTAACCAGAGGATGACTTTTACATCAACACAAAGTGATTCTCAAGAGAAATGTTGGGCTTTGGAGAGGATTAATCCATGA